In one window of Clavelina lepadiformis chromosome 4, kaClaLepa1.1, whole genome shotgun sequence DNA:
- the LOC143452719 gene encoding flavohemoprotein-like: MTLSQTQVTLIKDSGRKLKSVGSKELGLLIFHRLLNQEPQVRGVFLNMGVPMGENEISLEYVRNHPKLLSHASKIGSAVASFANKFENPEELEALTTRLGKAHANSNVELQHFESMGPVILSVVGDQLELPTSSPVIEAWAEGYGVLKAGILKAMVAHTSNGS; this comes from the exons ATGACCCTTAGTCAAACACAGGTCACTCTGATTAAAGACTCTGGGAGAAAATTGAAATCAGTCGGTTCCAAGGAACTTGGATTACTAATTTTTCACAG ACTTTTAAACCAAGAGCCCCAGGTGCGAGGGGTATTTTTAAATATGGGAGTACCGATGGGTGAAAACGAGATATCTCTGGAATATGTGAGAAATCATCCTAAACTGCTCTCACATGCCAGCAA GATAGGTTCAGCCGTAGCTTCCTTTGCCAACAAGTTTGAAAACCCAGAGGAACTCGAAGCTTTGACGACGCGACTTGGAAAGGCGCATGCAAACAGCAATGTCGAGTTGCAACATTTTGAG tccATGGGGCCGGTCATCCTGTCAGTAGTAGGCGATCAGCTTGAGCTACCTACGTCGTCACCTGTTATAGAAGCTTGGGCGGAAGGTTACGGAGTTTTGAAAGCCGGAATTCTTAAGGCCATGGTGGCTCACACCTCAAATGGGTcctaa
- the LOC143453046 gene encoding atlastin-1-like, producing the protein MSIPLESHVYEQAASRLFGQISDGVDAGTKMLKTAFATSSEVINIIKKENGKTTLNKDALERVLGNPTVAKYPVAVYSVAGPFRTGKSFLFNLFVRYLEGKSLNPNDKDQILGPFKFRGGASERCTEGIWITTEPYIISTQQNGEVALFLMDTQGSFDHMSSTEESAILLALSLLLSSYQFFNLKDKIDSLYLQALSKFAEYATKVKDTKYSCPFQDFMFLIRDWEMVDDHSHGVEGGNSYLKTVLHGNGAQEHIDTKTLLEETFSGMSCFLWPSPGPNVKRMGSKLKACSVHEIDVEFLKTAVNFFSTFYDENSLGLGNVKKIDNEVVTCEQLHKFAIEFADVINSESTESVESYLEAGKAAKMELLVFKCVNIYTKHLQKCHETSLEYRHEKSEKEAFDAFRDKSKYSKEKIRMKGQKKLQEEIDKIYVVEQNKEKNDKLAEECIKMYQTGMGKNFTDLFEFQKIHDEMQEKVNSYLETNLVEIDSQSLIKAKSNLTKNVLLIFKAMKTQVDQRHLEKVSNKLAHSWLIRIKKPHSENFEEHSSQVQDGLFQEFNKEIENIDENLHEDGRMQLKIKIDKEVEKYLAEEPKAILGEECRKHKEKLKKMSRFTSPKSLKKKQQKLLKSSRKRTNANLDDENAIATLSCLKEASESTYEEMKKKNKKFKMVTGGGVAGVGVALGLGSILVPPLGIIAAAGVVGGGLYALGAKKCWW; encoded by the exons ATGAGTATTCCGCTAGAATCGCATGTGTACGAACAGGCAGCGTCGCGGTTGTTTGGTCAAATATCAGATGGAGTAGACGCAGgaacaaaaatgttgaaaactgCTTTTG CAACGTCTTCTGAAGTAATTAATAtcatcaaaaaagaaaacgggAAAACCACTTTAAATAAAGACGCTCTTGAGCGAGTGCTGGGAAATCCAACCGTAGCAAAGTATCCAGTTGCGGTTTATTCGGTAGCGGGACCTTTTCGAACAGGAAAATCtttcttgtttaatttgtttgttcgCTATTTGGAAGGAAAAAGC CTTAATCCCAACGACAAAGATCAAATATTAGGACCCTTTAAATTTCGAGGAGGAGCAAGCGAGCGTTGCACAGAAGGAATATGGATCACCACGGAGCCTTACATAATCTCTACCCAACAAAACGGAGAG GTGGCTCTATTCCTTATGGACACACAGGGTTCATTCGATCACATGTCTAGCACTGAAGAAAGTGCCATTTTACTCGCTCTTAGTCTCCTACTCAGCTCCTATCAATTCTTTAATcttaaagataaaattgacAGCCTTTATCTTCAAGCTTTGAGC AAATTTGCAGAGTATGCGACCAAAGTTAAAGATACAAAATACAGTTGTCCGTTTCAG gattttatgtttttgattcGAGATTGGGAGATGGTTGACGACCATTCTCACGGTGTCGAAGGAGGAAATTCTTATCTCAAAACAGTGTTGCACGGAAATGGGGCCCAAGAGCATATTGACACCAAAACTTTACTAGAAGAAACGTTTTCTGGAATGTCGTGTTTTCTTTGGCCTTCTCCAGGCCCTAACGTAAAAAGAATGGGATCGAAATTAAAAGCATGTTCTGTTCATG aGATTGATGTTGAATTTTTGAAGACtgcagtaaattttttttccacCTTTTACGATGAGAACAGTCTTGGTTTGGGGAATGTGAAGAAGATAGACAATGAAGTAGTAACTTGTGAGCAGTTACATAAATTTGCAATTGAATTCGCTGACGTCATTAACAGTGAATCAACCGAGTCTGTAGAATCGTATCTTGAG GCAGGCAAGGCAGCTAAAATGGAACTTCTTGTCTTCAAATGCGTAAATATCTatacaaaacatttgcag AAATGTCACGAAACTTCTCTCGAATACCGTCATGAAAAGAGTGAAAAGGAAGCTTTTGATGCGTTTCGAGATAAATCAAAAtacagcaaagaaaaaataagaaTGAAAGGACAAAAGAAATTGCAAGaagaaattgataaaatcTAT GTTGTggaacaaaacaaagaaaaaaatgataagCTTGCTGAAGAATGCATCAAAATGTATCAAACTGGCATG GGGAAAAATTTCACTGACCTTTTCGAGTTCCAAAAGATACATGACGAAATGCAAGAAAAAGTCAACTCTTATCTTGAAACTAATCTTGTGGAAATTGACAGTCAAAGCCTGATTAAAGCAAAAagcaatttaacaaaaaatgtactgTTAATTTTTAAAGCGATGAAG ACTCAAGTTGATCAACGTCATTTGGAGAAAGTATCGAATAAATTAGCTCATTCGTGGTTGATAAGGATCaag AAACCACACTCGGAAAATTTTGAAGAGCATAGTAGTCAAGTTCAAGATGGATTATTTCAAGAATTTAACaaagaaatagaaaatattGATGAAAATTTACACGAAGATGGCAGAAtgcaactaaaaataaaaatcgatAAAGAAGTTGAAAAATAT TTAGCAGAAGAACCTAAAGCAATTTTGGGAGAGGAGTGTAGAAAACACAAGGAGAAGCTAAAAAAG ATGAGTCGTTTCACTTCTCCAAAgtccttgaaaaaaaaacagcagaaACTACTTAAAAGCAGCCGCAAACGTACAAATGCTAACCTTGACGACGAGAACGCAATTGCAACTCTGTCCTGTTTAAAAGAAGCCTCAGAATCTACATACGAAgagatgaaaaagaaaaataagaaGTTTAAGATGGTAACCGGAGGCGGAGTAGCCGGCGTTGGTGTTGCTTTAGGACTTGGTTCTATACTTGTGCCACCGCTAGGAATAATAGCTGCTGCTGGAGTGGTTGGAGGAGGTCTATACGCGTTGGGTGCGAAAAAGTGTTGGTGGTGA
- the LOC143452718 gene encoding uncharacterized protein LOC143452718, which translates to MSRLTASNITVVCDEIQVSEYDVVVSIVSGTLGLLGLVYCFFGYRCFKGVMFLSGLIFGSATVFLLCREERLFQQEISMEMATGIAAGIGILCGLITLLILYAGLFLQGFFLGTLLAIAGMIALQSFYHPSTAWIPVSIIFGTGVVCSVLTLKFQRNCVLFSTAVLGSALITVCIDYFMEQFLLLRYIWEALMAAPSINVCWYTWVILSVWPALCMAGTLLQWKVTSSGYDHTKETFGQTCQKQQTEWIVHTLRRSHNQRRPNQRSGATSRSARSVPPSPPRTRRQDEAVHEEANFDPNLGGTQQPNQGYDTLPPSYFECTELGIGEPVTSSHTVVHTDQGAYVSRPPAGPGRSQTNIQRDLLQGVSSGSGYVVENNPDPRGGYAGNVQLRNAQRQENRRAGRDEPNHQDINNFSNQVTHSSSRQGSNHGNGSEAQAQSSNRNCSENRSGRRFRPFQSSRSHRSNSGTESDTQSLLSQQPKPPGNREAVSAHAERLRAAENKRNSRQSLGTGGFSGGANPS; encoded by the exons atGAGCAGATTAACTGCGTCAAATATCACTGTTGTATGTGATGAAATACAAGTCTCAGAGTATGATGTGGTCGTCTCAATCGTCAGTGGGACACTGGGTTTGCTGGGTCTCGTTTACTGCTTTTTTG GTTATCGCTGCTTCAAAGGCGTGATGTTTCTAAGTGGACTCATTTTTGGATCTGCCACGGTCTTCCTCTTGTGTCGAGAAGAGAGACTGTTTCAGCAGGAGATTTCTATGGAGATGGCGACAG GCATAGCAGCTGGTATAGGGATACTCTGTGGACTCATAACACTACTCATTTTATATGCTGGCCTCTTCTTGCAAGGTTTTTTCCTTGGGACCCTCCTGGCAATAGCTG GTATGATAGCGTTGCAGTCTTTTTATCACCCATCAACTGCTTGGATCCCTGTCAGTATAATCTTCGGGACTGGGGTGGTATGCTCTGTGCTCACTCTCAAGTTTCAGAGGAACTGCGTGCTCTTCAGCACAGCTGTTTTGGGCAGCGCACTAATAACTGTTTGCATCGATTACTTCATGGAACAATTTCTTCTTTTAAG ATATATATGGGAGGCCTTGATGGCGGCGCCGTCTATCAATGTATGCTGGTATACCTGGGTTATACTATCAGTCTGGCCAGCTTTATGTA TGGCAGGTACTCTACTTCAATGGAAGGTTACATCGAGTGGATACGACCACACCAAAG AGACTTTCGGACAGACTTGTCAGAAACAGCAAACTGAATGGATAGTTCACACTCTTAGGCGATCTCACAACCAACGAAGACCGAACCAGAGAAGTGGAGCAACATCCCGGAGTGCGAGATCTGTTCCACCTTCTCCTCCTCGAACACGGAGGCAAGATGAAGCAGTCCACGAGGAAGCGAACTTTGACCCTAACCTCGGCGGTACACAGCAACCTAACCAAGGCTACGATACTTTACCACCT AGCTACTTCGAGTGCACGGAGCTTGGCATTGGTGAGCCGGTGACGTCATCACACACAGTCGTGCACACAGATCAGGGAGCGTATGTTTCACGTCCTCCGGCTGGTCCTGGAAGATCGCAGACCAACATCCAGAGGGATCTGCTTCAGGGAGTGTCCAGCGGGTCGGGATACGTCGTGGAAAACAACCCAGACCCAAGAGGAGGTTACGCTGGGAACGTCCAGTTGAGGAATGCTCAACGGCAAGAGAACAGACGAGCAGGTCGGGACGAACCAAACCATCAAGACATCAACAACTTCTCCAACCAGGTCACGCACAGCTCCTCCAGACAAGGTAGTAACCATGGCAACGGGAGCGAGGCACAAGCGCAGAGCAGCAACCGAAATTGCTCTGAGAATCGCAGCGGCAGGCGCTTCAGACCCTTTCAAAGCTCGCGCTCACACCGGAGCAACAGTGGCACAGAGAGCGACACTCAGTCTCTGCTATCACAGCAGCCGAAACCCCCCGGGAACAGAGAAGCGGTTTCGGCCCATGCTGAGCGATTGAGAGCGGctgagaataaaagaaacagtCGCCAGAGTTTAGGCACAGGTGGGTTTTCAGGAGGGGCAAACCCCTCTTGA